TCTAGATCTACATCCTTttatcattctctctctctctattttgatttgtttCTTCCTCtaaatttatgttttttaatCTAGTATTTTTGGTAATGATGATTTTTAATGGGTGGCGATGGTTATGAAGTTAGGTTGGGTGTTTGACGATAGAAGTTAGGATGGTGGCAGTAGGTTAAGGACAACATATATGGGATGGAGTGTGATAGTGTTGGCAATGATCTTAATGatgacaatgatgatgatgatgatggcaaTAGGTGAGAGGGTGAGAGGAGATAATGGTAAAATGGGGTGTGATGGTTTATTTATGATGCTAATGGCaatattgatgatgttgttgacgGTGGGTGAGGGGTGGCAGCAATGAAGTTGGATGGTGACAGTGGGATTGGATGAAATTGGTcagatagaaaaataaaggataaaatgagaataaattagtatTTTCATAAAGAATTAACGATTTTTACTAAGTAAATCTATTATTGACTAgacttttggatttttttataaatGGATAAAATGAAAACATAGGCCAAAAcgtcattttttaattttagaatggaAGAGACATACGTATATTATAAAGTATGATGTAGAAAAGTGTATCATATTAGTATGACAATTTCTCAAATAGGTGGATCCAATttgttgttaaaaaataaaaaatgttataatataaaaatcaggtttttcgatttttatgtttagaaattaaatattattaaagttaaaTCTAGATCCTTTGATTtgactttttaaaatattaaaaaagttaaaatattaaaatcggatcctccaattttttttttcaaaaaataaaaaataaaaaaattggaccCTCCgattttatcttctttttgcCTCTCCACAAATCGGACTGTTCAATTTGTATAATATATaacaactttaaaaaaaataacctcATATTAAAAAGAAACACTAAGGATTTGTTTGGATGAGTTTctaataaaaaacaaattttaattatttttttaaaatattttagaaaaacaaaaaaaatttatatttagatgtttttgtataaaaaatatctttttatttatcaattatgtttgagtacaataatataatttatttatttatttattatgtgaaaatcatattttttaaataattaaaaaatatataaatgataacttttaaaattttttatttttctagtatttttatttttattattaaaaaattaccacacatgctttaaaaaaaaatcttttttattgattttttttcaataactTAATGGCACTCAAATAATTTCTAACCCTTTCAATAATAATGCATATCACATCATTTTCatccatacaaaaaaaaaatcaattatactattgatacataaaaatcagttactagtgtatataatatattttaaaatataaaatatatattaaaaataaattaaactacacatttatttatacacaaataatcATATTAAGTATATACTAAAAACAGCAACTAGTacaaagtatatattaaaatataaaatatacattaaaaataaattaaacaatatatgtatttatataaatacataatgactaattttaatatataaataatatttttaaaatataaaatatatataaaaaatagtgtataaataatatttttaatacataaatacattgtgattaattttaatatataaataatatttttttaaaaattagcccCAAAAcgtatccttattttcttttttttttttataaaaaatacccataaaaataaaaaattgatccaCGTTTATATCAACCGCAACTGCCAACAACTAATATATCCAACAACTAatcttttaatttcaataatttacCATATACACTTACTTAAGAAAGTAAACCCACGTATCTGAAATAGCACCGCAAAGCGCCACCAATGGCCATGGTCACGGGAACCGACCCGGGAATGgaccaagaaaccaaggaaacgGTTCTGACTTTCCTCAACCACTGCTGCCGCCACCACCGCCCTCCCGGCGCGTGCGTCATCGAACTTGTCGACTTCCTCAACTCCCTCCGACTCCACCTGCCGAGTCCCGACTTAGCTCACCTGCTCGTCTCACACCTCTGCTTCGATAACAACCACCCTTGGCTCTGGAAGTTTCTTCACCACGCGCTCTCTTCGCGACTCTTGTTCCCTCTCCAGCTACTCTCTCTACTCTCCTCTAGGGTCATTCCTCACCGACATTCTCACCCTCAGGCTCACGCGCTCTTCCTTGCACTACTAGTGCAACACGCCTTCACCTTCGATCCCGCCACTGTGGAAACACCTTCAACGAAGCTCAAGTAATGTTCTTGTGTTTGGAATTTTGAATGTGAGAAAGTTTTGTTAGTTTTCAATGCATGTAGTaccttctaatttttttttaatctacttgtttgataaaccctattttatttatttattttttaaaattgttcatGTTAGGTTCTAGTATGTTGTGGTTTAATTACTACCTTGTTTGGATAATGCAGATAACTATCTAGTTTTAAATGCATGCATGGAGTAAAAACATGATTAAAGTAGCCTCATTGTTAGAAAATTCAGAGTTTAGTAAGTGAACAATGGGTTTAAACATGTTAATTGTGCATTTGGATGGTAGCATTTAGTGAAATTGATAATAATTGCATATTGTGGGTTTACTTGCCTATAAAGGGCTTTTTTGTTATCGTGTTTGTTATGTGTGATACTTGATTGGATTGGTTTGACTTTGACAATATTCCTAGTTCCTATACGTTGTTCTGTTGTTGTTTCAGTTTTACTGTGTTTTTTAGCTTTTGGTGAATGCTAGGTGTTGGACCAGTTACTATTACCATTGTTGTTTTTGTTATTACCATTATCATTTATCATTATAATATTGGACTTACTTCTTAAGGCTAAGAATTGAGGTGCTGCTAATGTGTTTGGGATCCTAAAGGGCTGCCTTGCAACATGCACTTTATTTTTATAGGAGCATTCTtacatttgaaaaattttacacGTTAAAAATTGAATTGAAGGCTTTGTTACAGACGGTTATCTTTTTAAAGTGATTATATTATCTTTTTTCTAATCTTGGTATTTTGCTCAATTTATGGTCTGATGGAAATATTGGTTAATTGTGTTAATTCTAACAATAGCTTTCCTGTCTTACAGGATAATAAATTCTATTGATGTTGCACTTCAGCTTTCTGAAACATATAATATCCGCGATCTGGAATTGGGACATATCTTTGTGCTGTTCTTTTACAGCATTATCATTGCTTTGATTGATAGCACATTAAACGACTGGGGTTTACAAGTATCCACTAGTGAAAGATCATGTTTAGTCCCTATGGGTGACCAGTATATGGAAATTGATCATAAGGTGACCCACAGTTTTGAAAAAGGTGAAAATCATGAACAGATAAGGAAGAAAAATTCCATTTTGGCCTTAGAGATATTGGAAAGTCTAACTGAAAGCAAAAAAGGAGTGGTTCTTCTGCAGTCTGTTCTCTTGAACATGTATTTTCTCCCACTATTtatatttttccacttttgttcAGCAGCCCAATTaaatagtttactctttttaCACTACAATATTGCTGCTATAAGAGTAAGACAACAACTCTAGACCAGTTTAACTTCTTGTTTGACTACATATGAGAGTAACATATAgtgtgtaattttttaaaatacaacATTTGTCATCAGTTTTATGTGCATATATTCACTTGATTTCCAGGAATTGTGCTGTGTAATTGACAAATTTATTTTCCCTCTTTTGTGTTTCATCATGGATGATAGGCCTGAAAAATTCAATTGCCTCCTACAGAGGTTTCATTTTCTCGAATCTCTTGAATTGACTTCAGCTGAGCTAATATCAGTAAGTCAAGTTCTAAAAAAAGTGTCTGCAAACATCCGTGCAGTTTCTCATTTCGATTATGGCCCAAGTAAGAATCAGATTGTTGGAAAGTTTGTTGATGTTGGATCACAAAATATGGCATCATTGAGATTCAACTACTCATATTGTCAGTCTCCTTGCTGGGTTCCTCTTGATATTTATATGGAAAACTCTATGGATTCTAAACAGATTCCGACAAAGTCAGCTATTATTGTGCTTACAGGTACATCTGCTGACAGAGTTTTCattggatttaatttttttttttctgttattgTTTATCATTTATGAACAATATGTTTTAGGAAATTTATGTGGTTTCAAGCCTTTCCTAATATTCATGACCTACTTGCAGAATCAATCAAGACATTACAAAAATTTAACCAAGCTAGCTGGCAAGAAACTTTTCTAGCAGTTTGGCTTTCAGCCCTTCGTCTTGTGCAGCGAGTTGAGATTGATCCACATCAATCTTTTGTTTTTATGGTAGGaattaacaaataattaaatttctcTCCCTTGGTTTATTGCAGGACCGAGATCCTCCTGAAGGCCCTATTCCCCATCTTGAGGCCCGTATGAGCATGCTTTTGTCTATTGTCCCCTTGGCCATTGCAAATGTTCTAAATGATGACTCCGAACATAGTCTTTCTTCTGTTCAAGTGCCTCTGGAAACTGGATATGGTCATGAAAGGAAGAGTGATGGTTCTAGGAAACTTGGACTGATTTCATCTATTCAGGTCCTTGGGCACTTTTCCAGCCTCCTTTGCCCTCCCACATTGGTTGTAGATGCATCCAACCAGGCAGCTAGAAAAGCAGCAAGCTTCATTTATAGTTCTATGAATGAAAAGAGTGAATCTGCCACTGGCATTCATGCTAATACCAATGTAAAAGCAGGTTGGTTTGGTGAACTTGATCTCTACTTCCATGATTCCATCTGCATTATTTACTGTGAAAAAGGATTAATATCATATACTTGGCACTTCTTCATTATCTTGCCTCCATATCTCTATGATAGTACTAAAGTAATTGATAGCTTTCAGGCGGCAACTTGAGGCATCTCATAGTGGAAGCTTGCATAGCAAGGAATTTAATAGATACATCAGTGTACTTTTGGCCTGGTTATGTCTCTACTTCAGCGAGATCTTTGTCAGATTCATCTCCACTTGAAAAATCGCCGTGGTTAACATTTATGGAAGGAACACCATTAAACGGTTCCCTTATAAATTCGCTCACTGAGACCCCTGCCTCAAGGTTTACTATTATGTAATATGATTTCATTTTGATGTTATCTAAACTGCTGATAAATGTTCTTCACAATTTTTCTTTTGTCCTAGCCTGGCAGAGATAGAGAAGTTATACTATATTGCAATAAATGGATCAGAGGTGGAAAAGCCTGCTGCTGCAAAGATTCTTTGTGGTGCATCCCTCATTCATGGATGGTATATTCAGGTGACAAATCTTACCATATTGAAATTGGAGGTCCTTTTCATAGTATGGTTGCTTATATTATATGTGCTTTAGGCATTCTCTTGAATGTATATttcttatattatattaatatataaaaactaTGATTTCATCTATCTAACATCTTAAGTTTTTATAGGGGGACATTTAGACATTGAGTAGTTTAGCATACTGTTTCTCTTTGGCCTTTCACctaaaagctaaaaaaaaaaaaaaatcttggacCTGGATGCAAGTTTCACTGGGACTGAGCATACTGTTTCTCTTTTTCCTCCTAAGCTGGAAACAAAATTTCAACCTTTTTTTTTGGTACTTTGCTGTCTGGATACTAGGTACTCTGTATTATGTCTTAACTTGCACAAACTCTTCAGTGAAAAACACTGCTCAAAACCCTTATTCTGTCTTTTGGTTTTATTGGATTCTAGGTTATTCTGTGATGATACTCCTAATCTTGTTATAGTAATCTTATTACTGTTGTATCCTTATAGACTTATAGTCATGTATTTATTCTGCAGTCAAACTTTTTTCTTCCTGGCAGGAACATGTTGTCCACTTTGTGGTGAAGTTTCTTGCTTCTTCTGTACCTTTCACTCATTCTGGATCTTGGAGCCACTTGATCAATAATATGTCCATGCTAAGTGCTGTCCTCCATGGAGTTTCCTCTGTTGATACAGTTCACATACTATCATTGCATGGTGTAGTAAGTGAattatgttttataattaatttaattgatgtATGAGCATGATAatccttttggatttttttttctccaTATATTAATGACGACATAAAATTTTGGGGGTTCACTTGGCAGTTGGCAGCCTGTTGAAACTATTAGGCCTTACATGTGCTTGAAATACGAATTTGACTATCAAATTCTTAATTTTATGCATTGCACTATTGGGACCCCGGTGAATGGTGATTATTAGTTTAGTAAATCCCATTCTCCTATAAACATTATCCCAGGTAATATTGTTTCACCTTATTCTAATGTATTACTCAATCTACTATTTCCCCCCCCTACTTGAGAGGatagaattaaaaagaatggcGGGGTAAGGCATGTTTCCAGTGTGTGGGTGAGTGTGAGGGAAAGGATTTATAATTATGCAATCTGGGCTAAGATACACAATAGTTGGGTGCGAGGAATATAGACAAGGGGAGGGGTGATTGGTGGGATGTCAGAGTTGTAAGGACTTGAGATTGGGAGAGGAGATCTATCCAAGCCTCTCCCAAAATTTAAGCTCTTGTGCCAAATGGAACTGACATTACATTCttaaatcaatttcaattttgaatttcaagCAAAGATTTAAGAGAATTATTCTGGAGATATAAATGAAAGTAGTAGAGAAGAGAAGTATAGATAGTAGATAGAAAGAGAGAAATTCTTAAAGGCAGCGTTAAAGTTGATATAAATTGATTTTAAGTTATTAAAAGCAACTGTAGATAGTTCATCCATAGTTCCTTTCCCATTTCTAAGCATTTAGTATAAACATACCGTTCTTAAGTTGAATTTCTTTTCTAGCCACATCTTAATGTCAATAACTCTATCAAGGGTTGTTTTGTGTAGATTCCCACAGTTGCGGCATCTTTATTACCATTATGTGAGGCATTTGGCTCAGTGAAACCAACATCAAATAGCACTAGCAATGAACCTTCAGCATCTCCTTACATGGCTTTTTCTTTGGCATTTCTTTTCCTTATTCGCTTATGGAAATTCTCTAGGCCCCCTCTTGACCAATTTGCAACTGATGGCAGAGGTGCAATTGGAGGTTTGGAGTATCTTTTGTCATTGCACAATAACTGCATTATCTCTTCACAAGAAAAGCTAAAAAGCAATACATCTGATTCCGTATCTGTAAAACCTGTATATATTGATTCATTTCCAAAATTACGAGCCTGGTACTGTCAACAAAAATCTTGCGTTGCTTCATCCCTTTCTGGCCTTTCTACTGGAAATCATCAAGTTGCAAATTTGATCCTAAGCATGATTTACCAGAGGATATCCAAAGGTGTGATTTCATCGAGTAATTCTTCTTCATCGCCAACTAGCAGCAATGCATGTGGTGAAGATGCTTTTCAAAGACCTGTTCTTCCTGCATGGGAAGTACTAGAAGTTCTTCCTTTTGTCCTTGAAGCAATTTTAACTGCTTGTGCTCATGGGAGGCTTTCATCACGGGACTTGACAACAGGTTGGCTTTTCCTATGCATCAATCCAGATTTTGTTTCAGTCAAATTTGTCCTACCTTCTAGTGCCCCTTTAGTGATTGATCACTGAATCATGTAAACTAAATGAACTTGCTGATTCATATTGTTTTTGgtcaaattttctattttttaataatttaaacttTTGGCCTGATTTTGTCAAAGCCAGTGTAATAAATTCTGTTACCATTTCATTATGATTTAAAATACTGAGAACATATTGGGATAATTTGGAAACAAGTATTAATCAATTGTCCATGCACTTAATACACCAAAAAGTTGGTTCCCTTGATTCAGACAAAAGTTAATTGGATAGGTAGCCTTTTCTGTTTCTGGTTCTGACCTCATTGTATCATGGTATCTATTACGTGCCATTTCAATTGCAGGTCTGAGAGACCTTGTTGATTTTCTCCCAGCTTCTCTCACAGCCATTATGGATTACTTTACTTCAGAAGTTACTCGTGGGGTATGGAAACCAGTTCTAATGAATGGAACAGATTGGCCTAGTCCAGCAGCACTTCTTCCATCAATTGAGTCAGAAATAAAAACTATACTAACTTCTGTTGGCGTCGATGTTCCCGGTCATTCTTCCGGTACTTTGCTGATTAAATTAAATACTCTATTTACCTGTTTGAATTCTACTAATTTCCATGCCAAGTCCTAGAAAAAAACATTGCATACATTAGGAAATTGAAAGCAGATGTTCTAATTACAATTTAGCATTCCATCAATGTTCTAATTAATTATTGACACAGAAAAGCAAATTTTGTGAGAGTAAGCCTCAATGAAATGGTAAAGTTGCTGCAATGTGACATGTAGAGTATGGGATCAAATCCCAGAAATAAGGTCGAAAGGCTGCACACATGGACCTCCCCAAGACCCCTCATTGTAGGAGTCTTGTGCATGGGCtgccctatttttttttttcttaaaaaaaattgtcaCTTTGTCTATCCATTGGATTGTTTTCATATTGATTTGTCAGTCCTGTTCATTTATGTATGTATCATAATAGGTAGtctgatttttttttaacatgTCCTCATAATGCTTCCTTTATTGACCACAATGCCATCCACCATGCACATGTTTTTGGCTTGCTGCCATTGGCAAAACTAAAGTACATCTGCATACTTGATTGTTTCCTTATCTTTCCTAATAAGGATACTCTAGATTGAACAATCAAAGGCATTTTCATTACTTGACATCTTTATTGTGTGGCAGATGGTTCACCAGTAATGCTTCCTCTACCAATGGCAGTGCTTGTGAGTTTATCCATCACTTTCAAACTCGACAAGAACCTGGAATACATGCATTCCATTACTGGAGCGGCTTTGGAAAATTGTGCATCAGGTTGCCCTTTGCCTAGCATGCCTATAATTGGCTCTCTTTGGGCACAAAAGGTTCGCCGCTGGCACAACTTCATTGTTGTGTCATGTGCACGTTCTGTGTTCAGACACAATAAAGTTTCGGTTGCCCAGCTGTTGAGAAGTTGCTTCTCCTCGTTTCTTGGAACATTGTGCATTTCAAACTCAAAGCTAACTGCCGAATGTCGCATGAATGGTCTGATGGGGAGCACCTTCTCAGCCCATGGTTCCTATCCTTATGTAGCTCCAGGTTTCCTTTTTATTCGGTCTTGTCGAAATATACACAATGTGAGGTATCTAACTGATGTAATCGTAGACCTTGTTACACAATATTCTAATGAATTAGCCGGCACAAGGGCAAGTGCGGCCTCTCGCATAAAATCTAGTGAACCATCACCATCATTGTCCCTAGCcatgcaaagcaccaaagaagtTGCAATGCTCGGGGCGAGCCTTTTATGTGCAGCGGGTGGTATACTACTAGTTCAGGAATTGTACAAGGAAACTATTCCTACCTGGCTGCTATCAAGGGATGTGAAGCATAACAATGATAGTGTTGTGTGTCACATTCTTGAGGGTTATGCTATGGCATACCTGTTAATACTTTCAGGGTCACTCATATGGGGTGTTGGTGCCAAGTTACCATCATGGACATTCTCTCGAAGGAACCGCACGGTCGGGGTCCATTTGGACTTCTTGGCAGAAGTAATGGAGAGGAAGATTTCACTCAGTTGCCACCCTGTTACATGGAAAACTTATGTGTCAAGTTTGGTGGGGTTTATGATTACGTATGCACCAGCGTGGATTCGAGAAGTGAAGGTGGAGACGCTGAGGAAATTGGCGCACGGATTATGCAGATGGCATAAACATGAACTGGCACTTTCTTTGTTGCAGAGAGGGGGAGTGGCAGCTATGGGAGCTCTTGCTGAACTTGTCAATTTGGTTGAGTTTGAGCAGAGGATTCCGATGCCATGCTCATGATTGTTTTGAATGAATGAAAACTTAATGTAATGCCAAAATTgcggatttttttatttaaataaaataaatattttatttacgaaAATGCATAAATAGTGAGatatttacaaaattttattACGAGACATTTTGGATGCTGAGGGTACAACCCAAAAACGAACATATTTTGGCGTCTGGGATTTCGTTCTGTGATTGGGTGATGTCGAGTTATATTCTAGATGCACCTGGAATATGTATTAGGGCAGAGATTGGATACTGAGTATCCAAGATATGCGCAAAAAGCGAATGAGGTTTTAGCATCCAAGATATATACACTACCATAATTTCACCCTCGGCATTCGAGATACAGGCAATGGTCATTTTTTGTCTTAGCACTTGGGACATGTGTATTATGGTTCAGGTGTTGGGACATGTGTATTATGGTTCACGTGTCTTTGTATCCAAGATAAGTTGGAGAATAACTTTATTTATAAAGCCCATCCCAATACAATCCCTCCCACAATTCACAAAGGAATAGTttctttctcttcattcctttttgttttgatggagaataataaattcttttttgtttACTCCAATGGGATAGTCAATCACGGTGATGAGGGGGTGATTTTTAAGTCTGATAAGACTGTCATGTTGCGTACTAACTGGGTTGATACTCTACATGTGCTAAAGACAGTCATGCTGAGCAATATGGGGGGAAGAATAGGTACCAAGGAGGTCGGGCGAGATCTCTACACGCGCTTCCGAACAGTAGATTTACCAATTGGTTATTTTGGATTGATGGAGATCAGCATGTGAGGGTAATGTTCGACGTACATGCACGGCTAATGCCGCAACATGTGATGGGGTTGTATGCTGCGATCCGTGACGTAGTTGTTGGTGGTGGGCCGTGTCCTTCGAGTCCTGATGTTGTCCCACTCGAGGCCACACCGATCCACTACGCCCAGGCTCATGAATAGTGCCAACGAGGATGACAATGAGGGTTATTCAACTTATGTTGTCGGGTCCGGGTCCTCTAGCGATATAGCTTCCGAAGATGAGTATGTGTCGAAGACTCCCACCAGCGGTGTTGGCAGGTTTCTCTTGCCTCCCCCTTTGGCCATTCTTCGACTGTCGAATGTTCCTAACCATTATCAGACATTGTACTTGGACGCAATGTAGCCCGACGATCTTCTGAATGGCGGTGACAGGGAGGATTACAATACGGATTGTGGTGTGGAATTCCGAGTTGGCCATAGGTTCAGGAACAGTGAAGCAGTTCTAATGGCGGTGAAGAACTATAGTATTCGATGGAATGCGGAGTACATAGTGTTAAAGTCAAATAGATTTAAATACCACTGTCGATGTAAGCAATTTACCAACAGTTGTCCATGGAGTTTTCGTGTGGCACTACGCCAGAACTTGAATTACTGGTATATGTTACGATTTATTTTGGATGCATTAGAATCTATTATGTTAATTTTGTGTTTTGCTAAAAATTGACATCCACGAGAAATTCATAAGGAGGTGCGGAAGTTCGGTGGAGCACGTATTCGTCTAGTACCAACCACGTCTCAAGACCATGCTCAGTTGGATAGTGGTTTGATTTGCAAGGTCGTGTTATCTATGATAAAAACTGATCCGTCGGTGTCT
The sequence above is drawn from the Arachis hypogaea cultivar Tifrunner chromosome 4, arahy.Tifrunner.gnm2.J5K5, whole genome shotgun sequence genome and encodes:
- the LOC112797272 gene encoding mediator of RNA polymerase II transcription subunit 33A isoform X2; amino-acid sequence: MAMVTGTDPGMDQETKETVLTFLNHCCRHHRPPGACVIELVDFLNSLRLHLPSPDLAHLLVSHLCFDNNHPWLWKFLHHALSSRLLFPLQLLSLLSSRVIPHRHSHPQAHALFLALLVQHAFTFDPATVETPSTKLKIINSIDVALQLSETYNIRDLELGHIFVLFFYSIIIALIDSTLNDWGLQVSTSERSCLVPMGDQYMEIDHKVTHSFEKGENHEQIRKKNSILALEILESLTESKKGVVLLQSVLLNMPEKFNCLLQRFHFLESLELTSAELISVSQVLKKVSANIRAVSHFDYGPSKNQIVGKFVDVGSQNMASLRFNYSYCQSPCWVPLDIYMENSMDSKQIPTKSAIIVLTESIKTLQKFNQASWQETFLAVWLSALRLVQRDRDPPEGPIPHLEARMSMLLSIVPLAIANVLNDDSEHSLSSVQVPLETGYGHERKSDGSRKLGLISSIQVLGHFSSLLCPPTLVVDASNQAARKAASFIYSSMNEKSESATGIHANTNVKAGGNLRHLIVEACIARNLIDTSVYFWPGYVSTSARSLSDSSPLEKSPWLTFMEGTPLNGSLINSLTETPASSLAEIEKLYYIAINGSEVEKPAAAKILCGASLIHGWYIQEHVVHFVVKFLASSVPFTHSGSWSHLINNMSMLSAVLHGVSSVDTVHILSLHGVIPTVAASLLPLCEAFGSVKPTSNSTSNEPSASPYMAFSLAFLFLIRLWKFSRPPLDQFATDGRGAIGGLEYLLSLHNNCIISSQEKLKSNTSDSVSVKPVYIDSFPKLRAWYCQQKSCVASSLSGLSTGNHQVANLILSMIYQRISKGVISSSNSSSSPTSSNACGEDAFQRPVLPAWEVLEVLPFVLEAILTACAHGRLSSRDLTTGLRDLVDFLPASLTAIMDYFTSEVTRGVWKPVLMNGTDWPSPAALLPSIESEIKTILTSVGVDVPGHSSDGSPVMLPLPMAVLVSLSITFKLDKNLEYMHSITGAALENCASGCPLPSMPIIGSLWAQKVRRWHNFIVVSCARSVFRHNKVSVAQLLRSCFSSFLGTLCISNSKLTAECRMNGLMGSTFSAHGSYPYVAPGFLFIRSCRNIHNVRYLTDVIVDLVTQYSNELAGTRASAASRIKSSEPSPSLSLAMQSTKEVAMLGASLLCAAGGILLVQELYKETIPTWLLSRDVKHNNDSVVCHILEGYAMAYLLILSGSLIWGVGAKLPSWTFSRRNRTVGVHLDFLAEVMERKISLSCHPVTWKTYVSSLVGFMITYAPAWIREVKVETLRKLAHGLCRWHKHELALSLLQRGGVAAMGALAELVNLVEFEQRIPMPCS
- the LOC112797272 gene encoding mediator of RNA polymerase II transcription subunit 33A isoform X1, producing the protein MAMVTGTDPGMDQETKETVLTFLNHCCRHHRPPGACVIELVDFLNSLRLHLPSPDLAHLLVSHLCFDNNHPWLWKFLHHALSSRLLFPLQLLSLLSSRVIPHRHSHPQAHALFLALLVQHAFTFDPATVETPSTKLKIINSIDVALQLSETYNIRDLELGHIFVLFFYSIIIALIDSTLNDWGLQVSTSERSCLVPMGDQYMEIDHKVTHSFEKGENHEQIRKKNSILALEILESLTESKKGVVLLQSVLLNMPEKFNCLLQRFHFLESLELTSAELISVSQVLKKVSANIRAVSHFDYGPSKNQIVGKFVDVGSQNMASLRFNYSYCQSPCWVPLDIYMENSMDSKQIPTKSAIIVLTESIKTLQKFNQASWQETFLAVWLSALRLVQRDRDPPEGPIPHLEARMSMLLSIVPLAIANVLNDDSEHSLSSVQVPLETGYGHERKSDGSRKLGLISSIQVLGHFSSLLCPPTLVVDASNQAARKAASFIYSSMNEKSESATGIHANTNVKAGGNLRHLIVEACIARNLIDTSVYFWPGYVSTSARSLSDSSPLEKSPWLTFMEGTPLNGSLINSLTETPASRDREVILYCNKWIRGGKACCCKDSLWCIPHSWMVYSVKLFSSWQEHVVHFVVKFLASSVPFTHSGSWSHLINNMSMLSAVLHGVSSVDTVHILSLHGVIPTVAASLLPLCEAFGSVKPTSNSTSNEPSASPYMAFSLAFLFLIRLWKFSRPPLDQFATDGRGAIGGLEYLLSLHNNCIISSQEKLKSNTSDSVSVKPVYIDSFPKLRAWYCQQKSCVASSLSGLSTGNHQVANLILSMIYQRISKGVISSSNSSSSPTSSNACGEDAFQRPVLPAWEVLEVLPFVLEAILTACAHGRLSSRDLTTGLRDLVDFLPASLTAIMDYFTSEVTRGVWKPVLMNGTDWPSPAALLPSIESEIKTILTSVGVDVPGHSSDGSPVMLPLPMAVLVSLSITFKLDKNLEYMHSITGAALENCASGCPLPSMPIIGSLWAQKVRRWHNFIVVSCARSVFRHNKVSVAQLLRSCFSSFLGTLCISNSKLTAECRMNGLMGSTFSAHGSYPYVAPGFLFIRSCRNIHNVRYLTDVIVDLVTQYSNELAGTRASAASRIKSSEPSPSLSLAMQSTKEVAMLGASLLCAAGGILLVQELYKETIPTWLLSRDVKHNNDSVVCHILEGYAMAYLLILSGSLIWGVGAKLPSWTFSRRNRTVGVHLDFLAEVMERKISLSCHPVTWKTYVSSLVGFMITYAPAWIREVKVETLRKLAHGLCRWHKHELALSLLQRGGVAAMGALAELVNLVEFEQRIPMPCS